From the Roseateles sp. XES5 genome, one window contains:
- the cpaB gene encoding Flp pilus assembly protein CpaB — MKPARIIILAVAVVSAGVAGFLALQIAQGGGTSVVETQTVVEREPTINVLVAKESLPVGARLTPEAIAWAAWPEGSIVEGFITDQNRPDAMETLNGAIARMPIFNGEPIRQEKIADSSNRIMSSLLPSGKRAVATEISVATGAGGFILPNDRVDVIMVRKGEAGAYLTETVLSNVRVLAIDQQIQENPDGSKATIGTTATLELTPDQTKVIAVAQQMAERLSLALRSVADAQEPDTSAADYLLSGGEGRPQVQVIKTGTIVNGTSAAAVPQQ; from the coding sequence ATGAAACCGGCGCGAATCATCATTCTGGCAGTGGCCGTCGTCTCGGCGGGCGTGGCAGGGTTTCTTGCCCTGCAGATCGCCCAAGGCGGTGGCACGTCGGTGGTTGAGACCCAGACCGTCGTCGAGCGCGAGCCCACCATCAACGTGCTCGTGGCCAAGGAAAGCCTGCCGGTCGGCGCGCGGCTCACCCCGGAAGCGATCGCCTGGGCCGCCTGGCCGGAAGGCTCCATCGTCGAAGGCTTCATCACCGACCAGAACCGCCCAGACGCGATGGAAACGCTGAACGGCGCCATCGCCCGCATGCCGATTTTCAACGGCGAGCCGATCCGTCAAGAGAAGATCGCCGATTCGTCCAACCGCATCATGTCGTCGCTGCTGCCCTCCGGTAAGCGGGCCGTTGCGACGGAGATCTCGGTTGCGACGGGCGCCGGCGGCTTCATCCTGCCGAACGACCGCGTCGATGTGATCATGGTCCGCAAGGGCGAAGCCGGTGCCTACCTGACCGAGACCGTACTCTCCAATGTTCGCGTTCTGGCCATCGACCAGCAGATCCAGGAAAATCCGGACGGATCGAAAGCGACGATCGGCACCACAGCCACGCTGGAACTGACACCCGACCAGACCAAGGTGATCGCGGTCGCCCAGCAGATGGCCGAGCGCCTGTCGCTGGCGCTGCGGTCCGTCGCCGATGCCCAGGAACCGGATACGAGCGCAGCCGACTATCTGCTCTCCGGTGGCGAGGGCCGCCCGCAGGTTCAGGTGATCAAGACCGGCACAATCGTCAACGGCACGAGCGCTGCTGCCGTACCACAGCAATGA
- a CDS encoding prepilin peptidase encodes MTQAIIFVVFPLCLAVAACSDFLTMLIPNRVSAILLASFFVVAPLAGLGLTDIAMHAAAGVAVFSACFALFALNVMGGGDAKLLTASAVWFGMTMSLFEFLIYVSFIGGILTMGILALRAHTNTILASGLPVPAHLMTAKKVPYGVAIGIAAFMAYPSSPLMLAAFGG; translated from the coding sequence GTGACCCAAGCCATCATCTTCGTGGTCTTTCCGCTCTGCCTTGCGGTCGCAGCCTGTTCCGATTTCCTGACCATGCTCATTCCCAACCGGGTTTCGGCGATTCTTTTGGCTTCGTTCTTCGTCGTGGCGCCGCTTGCCGGCCTTGGCCTGACCGATATCGCCATGCATGCCGCTGCCGGCGTTGCCGTCTTTTCCGCCTGTTTCGCGCTTTTCGCCTTGAACGTCATGGGTGGCGGCGATGCCAAGCTCCTGACCGCGAGCGCCGTCTGGTTCGGCATGACGATGTCCCTTTTTGAATTCCTGATCTACGTGTCGTTCATCGGCGGAATCCTGACGATGGGCATCCTTGCCCTGCGCGCGCATACCAATACGATCCTCGCCAGTGGCCTGCCCGTGCCCGCTCATCTGATGACGGCCAAGAAGGTGCCTTATGGCGTCGCCATCGGCATCGCCGCCTTCATGGCCTACCCGTCCTCGCCGCTGATGCTTGCCGCGTTCGGCGGCTGA
- a CDS encoding Flp family type IVb pilin has product MTKIFARLMKDESGATAIEYGLIAALISVALITGATSLGGTLNNTFRNISAKMTSAQTQSSGY; this is encoded by the coding sequence ATGACCAAGATTTTCGCCCGCCTTATGAAGGACGAATCTGGCGCAACCGCCATCGAATATGGCCTGATCGCCGCCCTGATTTCCGTCGCCCTCATCACCGGCGCAACGTCGCTCGGCGGTACGCTGAACAACACGTTCCGCAACATCTCCGCAAAGATGACGAGCGCCCAGACGCAGTCCAGCGGCTACTAA
- a CDS encoding pilus assembly protein N-terminal domain-containing protein, whose protein sequence is MGRDWTIALNATKLATAAFALLSTATSAVAGEEFLRVYMDHARVLRLDRPVSKVIVGNAAVADATVADAQTIVLTGRNFGTTNLVLLDADGNAIVDERILVSIDEGNTVRVFRQTDRSVLSCTPNCEEHASKSGNGG, encoded by the coding sequence ATGGGACGCGACTGGACCATCGCCTTGAATGCGACGAAGCTTGCGACGGCCGCTTTTGCCTTGCTGTCGACGGCCACCAGCGCCGTTGCGGGGGAAGAGTTCCTGCGCGTCTATATGGACCACGCGCGCGTGCTGCGGCTCGACCGGCCCGTCAGCAAGGTGATCGTCGGCAATGCCGCCGTCGCCGACGCGACGGTCGCCGATGCCCAGACGATCGTGCTGACCGGCCGCAACTTCGGCACGACCAATCTCGTCCTGCTCGATGCGGACGGCAATGCCATTGTCGACGAGCGCATCCTCGTGTCGATCGACGAGGGTAACACGGTGCGCGTTTTCCGGCAGACGGACCGCTCGGTGCTTTCCTGCACGCCCAATTGCGAGGAGCATGCATCCAAGTCCGGCAATGGCGGCTGA
- a CDS encoding TadE/TadG family type IV pilus assembly protein, translated as MSLDHDATTRQRPAKGLLRRLLVRRDGATAIEFAILAIPFFMITFASIETFTAFMGEQVLANATETMARKIRTGEAAGWTKDQFRTAFCQEIKILMPCSATEVATPAKLFIDVRSFTSYASIPSAVPIVDSDLDTTSFAFNPGKQKSINIVRAYYRWDIVTDLVRPMLSNVKTKNGSKQNYLMVSTAVVQNEDYP; from the coding sequence ATGTCGCTCGATCATGATGCAACCACTCGGCAGCGGCCCGCAAAGGGTCTGCTTCGTCGTCTTCTCGTGCGGCGCGACGGCGCGACGGCCATCGAATTCGCGATACTCGCCATTCCCTTCTTCATGATCACCTTCGCCTCGATCGAGACCTTCACGGCCTTCATGGGTGAACAGGTTCTGGCAAACGCCACCGAGACGATGGCCCGCAAGATCCGCACTGGCGAGGCCGCCGGTTGGACGAAAGACCAGTTCCGCACCGCCTTCTGTCAGGAAATCAAGATTCTGATGCCGTGCTCGGCAACCGAGGTCGCCACGCCAGCCAAGCTGTTCATCGACGTGCGCAGTTTCACGTCTTACGCCAGCATTCCGAGCGCCGTTCCGATCGTCGATTCGGATCTCGACACCACGAGTTTTGCGTTCAACCCAGGCAAGCAGAAGTCGATCAATATCGTGCGCGCCTATTATCGCTGGGATATCGTGACCGACCTGGTGCGTCCGATGCTGTCCAACGTCAAGACGAAGAATGGCAGCAAGCAGAACTACCTGATGGTTTCGACCGCTGTGGTCCAGAACGAGGACTATCCGTGA
- a CDS encoding TadE/TadG family type IV pilus assembly protein, producing MEARNVSAGAEKPGRGGLLMPLRRLLRDRRGVGAVEFAIVAPLMIMTYIGAFEISVAVTMSRKVSRASSTVSDLLTRNETINAATLASMADVTKNVVAPFSQNGYTLKITGIAVDTTGKATVAWSYGGGSDAAYTKGATVSNLPKEMDAKKTFVVRTEYTVPHKILLMAPGLSSSITTLPLSRTSYFRQRSGEGISCGDC from the coding sequence ATGGAAGCGCGCAACGTCTCCGCAGGAGCGGAAAAACCAGGACGCGGCGGTCTGCTCATGCCGTTGCGCCGTCTTCTTCGCGACAGGCGCGGCGTCGGCGCGGTCGAATTCGCGATCGTCGCGCCGCTGATGATCATGACCTATATCGGCGCCTTCGAGATTTCCGTCGCCGTGACCATGTCGCGCAAGGTCAGCCGCGCATCCAGCACCGTTTCCGACCTTCTGACGCGAAACGAAACCATCAATGCGGCAACGCTCGCCTCGATGGCCGATGTGACCAAGAACGTCGTCGCGCCCTTCTCGCAGAACGGCTACACGCTGAAGATCACCGGCATTGCGGTGGACACCACCGGCAAGGCAACCGTCGCCTGGTCCTATGGCGGGGGGAGCGACGCGGCTTACACCAAGGGCGCCACGGTCTCGAACCTGCCCAAGGAAATGGACGCCAAGAAGACCTTCGTCGTCCGCACGGAATACACCGTGCCGCACAAGATTCTCCTGATGGCTCCGGGGCTTTCCTCCAGCATCACCACGCTTCCTCTCTCGCGAACGAGTTACTTCCGCCAGCGCTCCGGCGAAGGGATCAGCTGCGGCGACTGCTGA
- a CDS encoding phosphopentomutase: protein MARAFLFVLDSFGIGGGPDAAAFGDLGADTLGHIAEFCAAGAGDRTGLRQGPLKLPNMSALGLLHAARAATGRFPQGMDVPQRVFGYHGAASEVSNGKDTPSGHWEIAGTPVAFDWGYFPSEGDAFEPELVEAICSAGNVPGILGNCHASGTDIIARLGLEHIRTGRPICYTSSDSVFQIAAHEGHFGLARLLAFCETVRKILDERPGGRIGRVIARPFVGETPETFERTGNRRDYSVLPPEPTLLDRLTEAGRTVHAVGKIGDIFAHQGIGRLSKANGNMALFDATLRVMDEAKDGDLVFTNFVDFDMLYGHRRDVPGYAAALEAFDRRLPEVDRKLKPGDIVILTADHGCDPTWRGTDHTRERVPILSFGPGLRSRLLETRKTFADIGESIARHLGIAPGPHGRSFL from the coding sequence ATGGCGCGAGCCTTTCTCTTCGTTCTCGATTCCTTCGGCATTGGCGGCGGGCCGGACGCGGCCGCTTTCGGCGATCTCGGCGCGGATACGCTCGGTCATATTGCCGAATTCTGTGCGGCGGGCGCCGGCGACCGGACCGGACTGCGGCAGGGACCGCTGAAGCTGCCCAACATGTCGGCCCTCGGCCTTCTGCATGCCGCGCGCGCTGCAACCGGCCGTTTTCCGCAAGGCATGGACGTGCCGCAGCGCGTCTTCGGCTATCACGGTGCGGCGAGCGAGGTGTCCAACGGCAAGGATACACCATCCGGCCATTGGGAGATCGCCGGCACGCCCGTCGCCTTCGACTGGGGCTACTTCCCTTCGGAGGGCGACGCCTTCGAACCGGAACTGGTGGAGGCTATCTGCAGCGCCGGCAACGTGCCCGGCATCCTCGGCAACTGCCATGCGTCCGGCACGGATATCATCGCCCGGCTTGGCCTGGAGCACATCCGCACCGGCAGGCCGATCTGCTATACCTCTTCCGATTCCGTCTTCCAGATCGCCGCCCATGAGGGACATTTCGGCCTTGCCCGCCTGCTCGCCTTCTGCGAGACCGTTCGGAAGATTCTCGACGAACGGCCCGGCGGACGGATCGGCCGCGTCATCGCACGCCCCTTCGTCGGCGAGACGCCCGAGACCTTCGAGCGCACCGGCAATCGTCGCGACTATTCCGTCCTGCCCCCCGAGCCGACGCTGCTCGACCGGCTGACGGAGGCGGGGCGCACGGTGCATGCCGTCGGCAAGATCGGCGACATCTTTGCCCATCAGGGCATCGGGCGGCTGAGCAAGGCGAACGGCAACATGGCGCTCTTCGACGCGACGCTGCGCGTGATGGACGAGGCCAAGGACGGCGACCTCGTCTTCACCAATTTCGTCGATTTCGACATGCTCTACGGCCACCGGCGCGACGTGCCCGGCTATGCCGCCGCGCTGGAAGCCTTCGACCGGCGGCTGCCGGAAGTGGACCGCAAGCTGAAGCCCGGCGACATCGTCATCCTCACCGCCGACCATGGCTGCGACCCCACCTGGCGCGGCACCGACCATACCCGCGAGCGCGTGCCGATCCTCAGCTTCGGCCCGGGGTTACGCTCGCGTCTCCTCGAAACCCGAAAGACCTTCGCCGATATCGGCGAAAGCATCGCCCGCCATCTCGGCATCGCGCCGGGACCGCACGGAAGGAGCTTCCTGTGA
- a CDS encoding adenosine deaminase, translating into MTNTMPKAELHCHIEGATPPALAVAQAERYGIDTSGFIKNGAYAWQDFTSFVQSYDATANLFRTEEDYALLAETYLTEIAEAGAIYSELIASPDQGDAVGIGADAYMRGLAEGAERAKARTGIETRLIVVGIRHFGPERVVKAAEYAARRPHPLITGFNLAGEERMHRVADFARAFDIARDAGLGITIHAGELSGAFSVRHALDHVRPSRISHGVRAIEDADLVKRLADEGTVLEVCPGSNIALSVFPDFESHPLRALHRAGVRVTLNSDDPPFFHTSLAREYEIASTVMGFSDDEIRGMTRTAIEAAFVDEPTRQKLLSRL; encoded by the coding sequence GTGACGAACACCATGCCCAAGGCGGAACTGCACTGTCATATCGAGGGGGCGACGCCCCCTGCCCTCGCGGTCGCCCAGGCGGAGCGCTACGGCATCGACACGTCCGGCTTCATCAAGAACGGCGCCTATGCCTGGCAGGACTTCACCAGCTTCGTGCAGAGCTATGACGCCACCGCCAATCTCTTCCGCACGGAAGAGGACTATGCGCTGCTCGCCGAGACCTACCTGACCGAGATTGCCGAAGCAGGCGCGATCTACAGCGAGTTGATCGCCTCGCCCGACCAGGGCGATGCCGTCGGCATCGGCGCGGACGCCTATATGCGTGGCCTTGCCGAAGGCGCCGAACGCGCGAAGGCCAGGACCGGTATCGAGACGCGCCTCATCGTCGTCGGCATCCGCCATTTCGGGCCGGAGCGCGTCGTGAAGGCGGCGGAATATGCCGCACGGCGGCCGCATCCGCTGATCACGGGCTTCAATCTTGCCGGTGAGGAGCGCATGCACCGCGTCGCCGACTTCGCCCGCGCCTTCGATATTGCGCGCGATGCCGGCCTCGGCATCACCATCCATGCCGGCGAACTCTCGGGCGCCTTCAGCGTGCGCCATGCGCTGGACCATGTCCGCCCGTCGCGCATCAGCCATGGCGTGCGCGCCATCGAGGATGCCGACCTCGTCAAGCGGCTGGCCGACGAAGGCACCGTGCTGGAGGTTTGCCCCGGCTCGAATATCGCCCTCAGCGTCTTCCCGGATTTCGAGAGCCATCCGCTGCGGGCGCTGCATAGGGCCGGCGTGCGCGTCACGCTCAATTCCGACGACCCGCCCTTCTTCCATACCTCGCTCGCCCGCGAATACGAGATCGCCTCGACGGTCATGGGCTTCAGCGACGACGAGATCCGCGGGATGACGCGCACGGCCATCGAGGCGGCCTTCGTCGACGAACCGACGCGGCAAAAGCTGCTTTCCAGGCTCTAA
- the upp gene encoding uracil phosphoribosyltransferase has product MDGVTVIDHPLVQHKLTIMRKKETSTGSFRRLLREISTLLCYEVTRDLELTTARIETPLEEIDAPVLEGKKLVFASILRAGNGLLEGMLELVPSARVSHIGVYRDHETLEAVEYFFKAPESIDERLVIVVDPMLATGNSAIAAIDTLKARGATNIRFLCLLAAPEGIKSFRAHHPDVPVYTASIDRQLNEKGYIVPGLGDAGDRMYGTK; this is encoded by the coding sequence ATGGACGGCGTCACAGTCATCGATCACCCGCTCGTGCAGCACAAGCTGACCATCATGCGCAAGAAGGAGACTTCGACGGGCAGCTTCCGCCGCCTGCTTCGCGAAATCTCGACACTGCTCTGCTACGAGGTCACGCGCGATCTCGAGCTCACCACCGCCCGCATCGAGACACCGCTGGAAGAGATCGACGCCCCGGTCCTCGAAGGCAAGAAACTGGTCTTCGCCTCCATCCTGCGCGCCGGCAACGGCCTGCTGGAGGGTATGCTGGAGCTTGTGCCGTCCGCCCGTGTCTCCCATATCGGCGTCTATCGCGACCACGAGACGCTGGAAGCCGTCGAATATTTCTTCAAGGCCCCCGAGAGCATCGACGAGCGCCTTGTCATCGTCGTCGACCCGATGCTGGCGACCGGCAATTCGGCCATCGCCGCCATCGACACGCTGAAGGCCCGCGGCGCGACGAACATCCGCTTCCTCTGCCTGCTGGCCGCGCCCGAGGGCATCAAGAGTTTCCGCGCGCATCATCCCGATGTGCCGGTCTATACGGCCTCCATCGACCGCCAGCTCAACGAAAAGGGCTATATCGTGCCCGGCCTCGGCGATGCCGGCGACCGCATGTACGGCACGAAGTGA
- a CDS encoding TIGR02281 family clan AA aspartic protease: MFVRSLVLVVGTVVAAATFVPDLATRYLDTAKAPELKIEKASVQTGQDAARYTGNRSAVIGSDANGHFTGVFAINGRKEEGMVDTGASMVALNVSTAQRIGIDKADLDFRYAVETANGKARAAYIRLDKIEIGPVRIENVGAMVLDDKALSGTLIGMSFLKGLTSYKVEDGKLHLTR; the protein is encoded by the coding sequence ATGTTCGTTCGCAGCCTTGTCCTCGTCGTCGGCACCGTCGTTGCCGCCGCCACCTTCGTGCCGGACCTTGCGACCCGCTATCTCGACACCGCCAAGGCACCGGAACTCAAGATCGAGAAGGCGTCCGTCCAGACCGGCCAGGATGCGGCACGTTATACCGGCAACCGCAGCGCGGTGATCGGCAGCGACGCGAACGGCCACTTCACCGGCGTCTTCGCGATCAATGGCCGCAAGGAAGAGGGCATGGTCGATACGGGGGCCAGCATGGTGGCGCTCAACGTTTCGACGGCGCAGCGCATCGGCATCGACAAGGCCGACCTCGATTTCCGCTACGCGGTCGAAACCGCCAACGGCAAGGCCCGCGCCGCCTACATCCGCCTCGACAAGATCGAGATCGGCCCGGTGCGGATCGAAAATGTCGGCGCCATGGTGCTCGACGACAAGGCCCTGTCGGGCACGCTGATCGGCATGAGCTTCCTCAAGGGCCTCACCTCCTACAAGGTGGAAGACGGCAAGCTGCACCTTACGCGCTGA
- the deoA gene encoding thymidine phosphorylase: protein MLPQETIRRKRNGEALSCEEIARFVAGITDGSVSEGQVAAFAMAVWFNGMARDETVALTLAMRDSGDVLDWSGIGRPIADKHSTGGVGDNVSLMLAPIAAACGLAVPMISGRGLGHTGGTLDKLESIPGYGIMPSPDLFRRVVQDVGCAIIGQTAAFAPADKRVYAIRDVTATVDSVPLITASILSKKLAAGLQSLVLDVKVGNGAFMADATEAETLARSLVEVANGAGVRTTALITDMNQPLADAAGNAVEIANCIAFLKGGKAGTRLERIVLAFAAEMLVSAGLEADLAAAGAKAERMLASGAAADVFGRMVHALGGPGDLLERPEAYLAAAPVVRPILAAQSGYLAACDTRGIGLAVIELGGGRSRPDDAIDHRVGFDRLLPLGTKVEKGSEIGRVHAAGEADAARAVERLGALYRIASEAPAVTPDILTRISA, encoded by the coding sequence GTGCTGCCGCAGGAGACGATCCGCCGCAAGCGGAACGGCGAGGCGCTTTCCTGTGAGGAGATCGCGCGTTTCGTCGCTGGCATCACGGACGGTAGCGTCTCCGAAGGGCAGGTCGCGGCTTTCGCCATGGCGGTCTGGTTCAACGGCATGGCGCGGGACGAGACCGTCGCGCTGACGCTTGCCATGCGTGATTCCGGCGATGTGCTCGACTGGTCGGGCATCGGCCGGCCGATTGCCGACAAACATTCCACCGGTGGTGTCGGCGACAATGTCTCGCTGATGCTGGCGCCGATCGCCGCGGCCTGCGGCCTCGCGGTGCCGATGATTTCCGGCCGCGGCCTCGGTCATACCGGCGGTACGCTGGACAAGCTGGAATCGATCCCTGGCTATGGGATCATGCCATCCCCCGATCTCTTCCGCCGCGTGGTGCAGGACGTCGGTTGTGCGATCATCGGCCAGACCGCAGCCTTCGCGCCGGCCGACAAGCGCGTCTACGCGATCCGCGACGTCACGGCGACGGTCGATTCCGTGCCGCTGATCACCGCTTCCATTCTTTCCAAGAAGCTTGCCGCTGGCCTCCAGTCGTTGGTGCTGGACGTCAAGGTCGGCAATGGCGCCTTCATGGCCGATGCGACCGAAGCCGAGACCCTGGCACGCTCGCTGGTCGAGGTGGCCAATGGGGCCGGGGTCAGGACGACGGCGCTCATCACCGACATGAACCAGCCGCTGGCGGATGCCGCCGGCAATGCCGTCGAGATCGCCAATTGCATCGCCTTCCTGAAGGGCGGGAAGGCCGGAACGCGGCTGGAGCGCATCGTGCTCGCCTTCGCCGCGGAAATGCTGGTATCGGCCGGGCTGGAGGCTGATCTTGCCGCTGCCGGGGCGAAGGCGGAGCGGATGCTGGCGAGCGGCGCGGCGGCCGATGTGTTCGGCCGCATGGTGCATGCGCTCGGCGGGCCCGGCGATCTCCTGGAGAGGCCGGAAGCCTATCTGGCCGCTGCGCCCGTCGTCCGCCCGATCCTCGCGGCGCAGAGCGGATATCTTGCCGCCTGCGATACCCGCGGCATCGGCCTTGCGGTCATCGAGCTCGGTGGCGGTCGCAGCCGGCCTGACGATGCGATCGATCACCGCGTCGGTTTCGACCGCCTTCTGCCGCTCGGCACGAAGGTGGAGAAGGGATCTGAAATCGGCCGCGTGCATGCGGCGGGCGAGGCGGATGCGGCGCGTGCCGTGGAACGGCTCGGCGCGCTCTACCGGATTGCCTCCGAGGCGCCAGCCGTGACGCCCGACATCCTGACGCGTATCAGCGCGTAA
- the deoC gene encoding deoxyribose-phosphate aldolase, which produces MLEDTAKKALSLLDLTDLTDNCDAAAIEKLCAQAQTPFGTTAAICIWPRFVAQARGILGAGHAVKIATVVNFPSGDLAVADVIAETRQAIADGADEIDLVIPYRAFLSGDEAAVTEMVTAVKAACTSPVILKTILETGEIKDAALIRKASDLAIAAGSDFIKTSTGKVAVNATLAAAEIMLTAINESGKPVGFKPAGGVRTVGDAEAYLALAASILGEGWATPKTFRFGASGLLGDILSVLGGQSAPSAPASY; this is translated from the coding sequence ATGCTTGAGGATACGGCGAAGAAGGCGCTCTCGCTGCTCGACCTGACGGATCTGACCGACAATTGCGATGCGGCCGCCATCGAAAAGCTCTGCGCGCAGGCGCAGACCCCCTTCGGCACGACCGCCGCCATCTGCATCTGGCCGCGCTTCGTCGCGCAGGCGCGCGGCATTCTCGGCGCGGGCCATGCGGTGAAGATCGCCACGGTCGTCAACTTCCCCTCCGGCGACCTCGCCGTCGCGGATGTGATCGCGGAGACGCGGCAGGCCATTGCCGACGGCGCCGACGAGATCGATCTCGTCATTCCCTATCGCGCCTTCCTTTCCGGTGATGAGGCGGCGGTGACGGAGATGGTGACGGCGGTGAAGGCTGCCTGCACGTCGCCCGTCATTCTCAAGACCATCCTGGAAACCGGCGAGATCAAGGATGCCGCGCTGATCCGCAAGGCCTCCGACCTTGCCATTGCCGCCGGCAGCGATTTCATCAAGACCTCCACCGGCAAGGTCGCCGTCAACGCCACGCTTGCGGCTGCCGAGATCATGCTGACGGCCATCAACGAAAGCGGCAAGCCGGTCGGCTTCAAGCCGGCGGGCGGCGTTCGCACCGTGGGCGATGCCGAAGCCTATCTCGCGCTCGCCGCCTCGATCCTCGGGGAAGGCTGGGCAACGCCGAAGACCTTCCGCTTCGGCGCGTCGGGCCTGCTCGGCGATATCCTTTCCGTGCTTGGCGGCCAATCCGCCCCCTCTGCTCCCGCGAGCTACTGA
- a CDS encoding purine-nucleoside phosphorylase, with the protein MSGETTDLLISRLGGMLPRYGIVLGSGLGSLVEAVQNPLRIPYSDLPSFPVSAVSGHAGELVIGHLGGVPVIMLSGRVHFYERGDANAMRTPIEVLKGLGVTSLILTNSAGSLREDMPPGSVMRISDHINFSGTNPLIGLDSDDRFVGMTNAYDAELGARMDAAAAKLGIALSSGVYMWFSGPSFETPAEIRMARVFGADAVGMSTVPEVLIARHLGLRVAAASVITNYGAGMTGAELSHHETKDMAPIGGKRLAAILAEMIAGGGKDHA; encoded by the coding sequence ATGAGCGGCGAAACCACCGACCTCCTGATCTCGCGCCTTGGCGGCATGCTGCCGCGCTACGGCATCGTGCTCGGCTCCGGCCTTGGTTCCCTGGTAGAGGCCGTGCAGAACCCGCTGCGCATTCCCTATTCGGACCTGCCGAGCTTTCCGGTCAGCGCCGTCTCCGGCCATGCCGGCGAACTCGTCATCGGCCATCTCGGCGGCGTGCCCGTCATCATGCTTTCGGGTCGCGTGCATTTCTACGAACGGGGCGACGCCAATGCCATGCGCACGCCCATCGAGGTGCTGAAGGGGCTCGGCGTTACGTCGCTGATCCTCACCAATTCGGCGGGATCGCTGCGCGAGGACATGCCGCCCGGCTCGGTGATGCGCATTTCCGACCACATCAATTTCTCCGGCACCAATCCGCTGATCGGCCTCGACAGCGACGACCGCTTCGTCGGCATGACCAATGCCTATGATGCGGAGCTCGGCGCCCGCATGGACGCGGCGGCGGCAAAGCTCGGCATTGCGCTGTCGAGCGGCGTCTACATGTGGTTCTCCGGCCCGAGCTTCGAGACGCCGGCGGAAATCCGCATGGCGCGCGTCTTCGGTGCCGATGCCGTCGGCATGTCGACGGTGCCGGAAGTGCTGATCGCGCGCCATCTCGGCCTCAGGGTCGCGGCCGCCTCTGTCATCACCAACTACGGCGCCGGCATGACGGGCGCCGAACTCAGCCATCACGAAACCAAGGACATGGCCCCGATCGGCGGAAAGCGGCTTGCCGCGATCCTCGCCGAAATGATCGCGGGCGGAGGCAAGGACCATGCTTGA
- a CDS encoding cytidine deaminase, whose protein sequence is MSHDLFEAARAAMAFAHAPYSKFPVGAAIRAEDGKIYAGANIENLSFPQGWCAEPTAISQMIMGGAKKIVEMAVIAEKLPLCPPCGGCRQKIAEFATARTSIYLCDETGVKKTMTMEELLPHGFATDVIG, encoded by the coding sequence ATGTCCCACGACCTCTTCGAGGCGGCGCGCGCGGCCATGGCCTTCGCGCACGCCCCCTATTCCAAATTCCCCGTCGGCGCGGCGATCCGCGCCGAGGACGGCAAGATCTATGCCGGCGCCAACATCGAGAACCTCTCCTTCCCGCAGGGCTGGTGTGCCGAGCCGACCGCGATCAGCCAGATGATCATGGGCGGAGCGAAGAAGATCGTCGAAATGGCCGTCATCGCGGAAAAGCTGCCGCTCTGCCCGCCCTGCGGCGGCTGCCGGCAGAAGATCGCGGAATTCGCGACGGCAAGGACGTCGATCTATCTGTGCGACGAGACCGGCGTGAAGAAGACCATGACCATGGAAGAGCTGCTGCCGCACGGCTTTGCGACGGACGTCATCGGATGA